The following nucleotide sequence is from Aedes aegypti strain LVP_AGWG chromosome 3, AaegL5.0 Primary Assembly, whole genome shotgun sequence.
caaagcaatggcaacctttttattacaaaatttagattttatcttctgacctaaaaattctggttaaactactgtactatgcagttgggctgcactaggctatcactcatcaaaattactttctcttcgggaaaatataatttcaaactggcgagaagattaccaACTGAGGGtaggttaggagcacaatcagacccttgaatgtgcaatgtggggtagtaattaggaatgccattgacggtttgtaatcttctacgaggttttcgaaaaccaacagggcgcgtgcaccgggttgcggataggagcaaagggagatcaatagcatctacctaaaataatagagcaaaaagccgttccatgattaggtaatgtttagcgatcttctatggtgttctagtactataaaattcttcactcactgggaattttggccttgataatatcaatagtgataaaaacataaaataatacctaatacataataagaacaatgtagcttcaatgtagtaataaatgaaataaaatcaattttctatacttgacaaggttttgaagacaatcaatgagtgaaagaactacctattagaaaagccacatcagctaaggctatacatatacaaatgttggtcatagggtcatggcgagcattcggtatgtatgtctatgactgattcttatctaataggggcactagaagaccacgcggacaatttcgaaacaaactatttttatacatcggtcttacgatccgaaaggctcagctatgctgcaaagtcattttaaaagctattcattactactgtttaattgtttataattctaacaaaactacataattaactcattactaatcactgttcctatattctctttttctctccttcttatctgttgcatgattatgatcatcactaatataatgcatgagcatgcaaaataagaataatttcaggattgaaagcagtacatggatacctggatagaatagcttcgaaaagggtgctcaaaatataatatttctgatcaggGAAGTATTATTATAAAGGGTATGTaatttttttccattattaacacttagatcacacaaacaaatgaactaataatatcaaatattattatataaatcagcatcgtcaatcagtgcaaaaacagataaagtttgtaaagttatcaccatcgattgaactgcgctctgtatagtaattttcaatcagtatcaaaatctcctaaagcgtcgcattgtgccatcagcagcccttagcatcactctcatattgttattattttgttgtttataaaatttctagaaagcgatcagcatattctttcttacttgtacaatggccgatctatttggaattttaataagtcaaatctaacttcaaaactcaaattaaattgctttcagcacatttacattttgcagcattaatcgcattactgtgtcaagtcttctccattccctataccctaccccaacccttcttatcctttccgatggtgttcaagtggtccgcatagactattacggccattacctatcccttcccccggctttggactgacttgcgctctcattgccccaccaaacgctgcaaaatgaaaatgaaaatgaaataataataataatttatgttaaagtgaaacatctcggaatccaaagatggccgtcacaatggccgacttgtgcccctactcacgttttcaaaggcacaaaactggagaaataattGGCAAACATGGATGGAtactttcttcgcgagatttgtgcctttgaagtttcagtgcaatcttagaagttgattccaaactgtttcaccttaatacgTAGTTCTAGCCTTCCacacatatttattttttatcaataaatctCACGGTTTACTTCTTATTTTTTCTTCCAGACATGATCAAAACCTCTACCAACACCTGCTGTCTGATTTTGCCCAGGATACGTTATACGGAGCAACCGCTTTGACCAGTTCGAACACGAAACCCAACGCATCGTTTGTAAAGACAACCACcagaagacaccatctttggattggattgaagaAATAGAAGAAAAGCAGCGGTTCAGTTTCAGTCTGATTTCATCCCAGAAAACCTAATCGACGCCAAAGAGTGGAACATTGGTTTCACTGCCGAGACAAGAGAGATTCGATAGTTCCTCACAAAACCCTTCACTTGGTGGAATTTTAACGCCCAAAATTGAATAGCTCCAAAAGCGGTGTGATCACTCCTCGATTGCACTAGTTTAAGTTTCTGGGAAGTTTTCTTCGGTTGAACTTTCCCCGTACGATTCGCTCTGCCTGGGAGTCCAACCAGGTCCGCGTGTTTCCCTCGTGAGAAGTACCTTTTCGTTTCGGATCCTTTTCGACGCGCAGCCTTGAGCCGAAAAGGAAAGCGAACGCTGACCAACTTTTTTCTTCAACAAACCTAAACCCCCAAAACGATGGCTGTTTTTACAAAACTCTGCTTACCAGATATTGTCAAATTAAAACGCTAGTTAGTAAAGCCTTTGTCCACCCCGTTGTTCGAGGAGGTCATCTATAGAATTTACTAATTTTAACGTTTTTTTAGGTACAATATCAGTTACGTTACATCGGTTTTTCGTAATCGTTAAGTCTTTTTTTGCAAAGccacttttttatttaattactaTAGAAAGTACACTCATAAAattaatataaataattaataattttaatattacAATTTTAACGAGTACTATTCACTAGCGTAGTGCTTAATCATAAGTACTTTGGTCTGCTGAAAGAAAAACGATTTCTATACAATTGTTTTCGATTGTGCACTGAATTGTGCCCGTTATCGAGATTGATCGTTAGTAGAACTATAGTTGGAACCGAAAGAGAATAAGAAAGTTGGTATCGCTCTAAAACCCTCCACGTTTTGGTACTTGATAGCAAGCTACTTACTATACACTTTTGTATCTCATATACACTACCGCGAGAAGCGTGTATTTATTTCACATCGGCGTATATCGTTAAGATTCCACTTATCTCCCGATCCCGAATAAGAACGTAAATCTCTCAGTTTTAAAACTACGCAAAACAAACCCATCGTCAATCATGGAAGCCTTCTCACCGGAAATACTGTGGCTGGTGATACTCGGCTTTGTGATCGCCTTCATTTTGGCATTCGGTATCGGTGCAAACGATGTAGCCAACTCGTTCGGCACGAGCGTCGGATCTGGCGTCTTGACGATCCGACAGGCATGCTGGCTGGCCACCATCTGCGAAGTCTCTGGAGCTGTGCTGATAGGTAAGTTTGGGGCCACGCATACCGGGATTGTTGGAACCACGATATTATCAAACTTgaataaacttaaaattttggtttgctgTGTTCTAATCTATGGTCCAACCTTTCGGAAAAAACTTGGTGCAAAATATCCTATAAgtgaaaaatttgtgttttaatagtttttaatagtttatatgaaaaactaCTAGTTGGACGACCAGACAAATAAAGTGAGTGAATGCCTTTCGtggccttaaggtgaagatgaatcgaagccaaagatcaaattttcaagagcacaaatctggagaaccgaacatccgtttgagctgaaaacttaatcgattgatcaccaccagctagtgaccaatagattaagttttcagctcaaacggatgtttggttctccagatttgtactcttgaaaatttgatgtttggcttcgattcatcttcaccttaaacctcTAAATTTCTTTGAGAATCTAAAAAAGTTAAGGAGATTCGAAAAAACACAACTGAACCTGATCGCGGCTCATTTTTCTTATGCCATGGAGCCAAAAAAATCGTTATTATTTCTAATACTAAGAAAGGTGGGCATGAATGCTGTACTTTAACGATAGGTTAACGTATCGTTCATTTTAAAGCATACGCAACAAAAAGTGACACTAAAGTCCATTCAAATTAATTTGATAGAAAATAagaatttaattgattttttattgtaaTATGTTAAAGATTTGCAATGGGAAAGCATTGCAGGGCTGGTTGCAGGTTTCTTTTTAAAGAcatggtctctattttaatgctaGTCTCTAAAAAGCCTCTATTTTTAATAGAAGGTCCAAAATGGTATCCAAAGTATTATCCTTATAGTGTGTTATAGCCGTAACCAGAGCCAAAAGTCGTTACCAAGGAAAAGACAATGTTGGTATGAGCTAATGTTTTATTGAACTTACTTGGTTGGTGGTTGGCTAACTAATGACAATTCTATTTCTAATTTGCAGTCACGGCCTACTATGATGATTTCAAATTAGGCTAGGCCTGCTACATCTCCCCCTCTTAGAAGAAATCTTGTGAAGAGAGCATTCAGGGAAGTCTCGATACACGTCAGGAACGACTCAGGAATTCTCCACTTGGCGTGGTAGCTGATGCGGACTGGACTGCTTCTACGACTTCAATCGGTGGTACAGGACTTGTTTCCGATGCACCCTCGTCAGGACAATGAACTTCGAGTAAGGCCGGTGTCGGAAGGCCAGCGGAAATAGGAGCTTCGGGAACATCCGTAAGTGGTGCTGCTTCCGCCGGTCTGGCGATTGCGACAGAAGATTGCACTTCCTCTATCAGGATTTCCCATGGTAGTTGCTGCGTTACTGGCTCTAGCACGTCGGACCACTTGAAGTAGGCATTCACGATGACGAAATAGTAGTACCCATGGATTGGGACAGCAAAATCGATGTGGACACGTTGCCACGGCTTCACTGCGAGGAACAATGATTCCAGGGTTGCTTTAGTCGGAAATTTTGCTGTTTCACATTGGGTCAATAGATGTAGCTGTGGGCCAGACATTTCATCCGGTCCATTCCTGGGTGTCCACGATGCAGCTATCGATTAATCTGTTTGCGGAATTTGAGTAGCACGACGATTTGAAGTCCATTTCGTCTTGCGAAGTACATCTTGACGTCAGGATCTTCAATTTGCTTCATATGGGCCGGTCAACCTTCGTGAACAAAATTCACCACTTGCTAGAGAATTGGATCTTTTCGCGTTTTAGCCACTTTCATCTAGTGCTTATGGTGTCGTCAAGAAATGCATTTGCTTTGGATTCGACATGCACGGCCACTATCACGTAATTTTCATCTGGTCTACGTTGTGCTGACATCAGTCGGGACAGGAAATCTGCGTAGCCGAAGTTCGTTGTCAAAACGTGTTTGATGTCGAAGTCGTACAGCAGAAGTGCCAAGACTTAGCGTTGCAAGCGGTTTGCTATGTATACCGAAATCCCCTTCTTTGAACCGAAAACCTTGAGAAATGGTTGATGGTCGGTCTGTAGGAAACAGTGGCGTCCGTAGAGCATTTTGTGGAAACGAGTGACCGCGAAAACCAGAGCCAATGCTTCCTTTTGCACCGTTGTTGTTCATGTCTGCTGGTGTCAGTGAACGAAAGGCATGAGCGATTGCCTTCACCTCACCGGTCGGGAACCGATGCATGACAGCGCCAAAACCGTACTTCGTTGCATCTGCTGCGACGATGATCTCCTTGGAAGAGTGGTAGTGGGTAAGCAGCAGATCAGAGAGGAGAATGGCCTTGTACTGATCGAAGGTCCAATTCCAGCGGGCATTCTTCTTGAGCAGATTGTCCAGGTTCCGGAACATCTTCATCTGCTTGACGAACCGACCGTAGTAATTCACAGCACCGAGGTAGAGACGAAGCTGTCGAACGTCTTTTGGTAGAACGCCAACGCATCATGGTAATCGCTTCCGTTTTGGATGGATGGGGTCGAATACCGTCCTTATCCACGATGTGTCCGAGGAACTCGATCTGGGAGAGTGCAAAACGGCATTTTACGAGACGTAAGTGTAAACCATACTCACGAATACGCTCGAGAACGGCGTAAAGATTGCGATTGTATTCCTGCTTGGTGCGACCAGTGATGAGGATGTCATCCAGACATGGCTTGATTCCAGGTATGCCGGCCACCATGCTGTCGATGACCATGCCGTGTGCCGACTTGACTCCAGGGGGCAGTCTGTTGTACTGGAAAAGGCCACGAAAGTTCACGGTGAGCAGTTTTCGTGATTCCTCCTCCACCTCGGCCTGCAGGTAAGCGTCGGATAAGTCGAGATGTGTGAAATAACGTGCCCCAGTCAGTTCCGCTAAGAGGAGGTCATCAGGATGTGGCAGTGGATGGCGGTCACATTCGAGCGCGTTGTTCAGCCCTGTTGTCTAATTCCAATTCCGGCTTGGAGCTCGGCGAGAAGATTGAGATTGCCACCAGAAGCCGTGGCTGATAGGCAGATTCTTCCGTTGGTTGAATGATATGATAAGATGGTGATGTCGGATGCTGAGTCGTGCTGAAGTTTAACTGCTACACCGTTGAGCTCCACCGGGATGAACTTTTGCTTGCTTCCAATGCTGCGAACCGTGTGGATGCTTCTCGTCTTGACGTTCTCTTTGGGCTTCAAATGCTTGAATGGTTTCGAAGCTGTGGGCTTGTTCCTTGAACAGTACCCTTCCTTGTGTCCCTGTTGCTTACATCTTGAACAGGTGTGCGAAGCGAATGGACACTCACGAACGTAGTGCTGGTCCccacactttcagcatggcgttTTGGGTACTTTCTTGCTTTTCACATGATTCTTCAGGTTGCGAGAGACAATATTGCGTGACGACGTCCTCATACCTTGCGTACCAGCCATCGAAGAAAACGTCTCCGTCCGGATCGTATTGGAAATCCTGGATTCCGCTTGCCAATGACCCGATGATCTTCTCGCTGCAGGATTGCGTTCTTCAGATCCGCGTCTGCCATTTTGTTGAGTGATacttgaatgaaaaaatcttgaGGGTCTTCGAGTTGCTTCCAAACTTTTTCTCGTCGCCAGCTGTTATAGCCGTAAACAAGACCAAAAGTCGTTACCAAGGAAAAGACGATGTTGGTACCAGCTAATGTTTTATTGAacttagggaaagtgtaccagtcatggccatagtggttccctatttggccatatgtgttattttgataactttcacattttaaatctttttgaatgttttaacattaagatatatcttaaatctaactacaacaacaaacaaaaattatcaaaatttgaagacattaaagaaatcacgtatggcgaattagggaaccactatgtccataactggtacacctaccctagttggTTTGTGGTTGGCTAACTAATGACAATTCTATTTCTAATTTGCAGGCACGGCCTACTATGCTGATTTCAAATTAGGCTAGGCCTGCTACACAGTgcatcctgatgcaaaattctacagGCTCTGGAAAAACCTTCAAAGACTATAATGCGACTGTTCTACAGGTTATTCAAGAGTTTCATCtcagattcctctaggaagagCTTAAGGTATTACCCCCCCCCCATCTGCAATACGTTGAAAGAGATCTCACAAGACATACTTCTAGAAGTTTATCTACCAATTctcctagaaattcttccagcaattttgcaaaatattctgagagaaatttctccagaatttggtCTTTGAAAACCTAGAGCACTCCAACGTTCATACCTCCAGTTATTAAGGattcttttgatattttttcaaactatCCTACaatttccttcagatatttttttactaaTACTTTAACCGAATTCTCCAGTAGTTACTCTAAAAGATCATCCATAGAATTCACAATGGTTTGTTCTAcagtttttgaatcaattcgtTTAGGAATTTTCCCAAGAAACCTTGCAAGAATTCcgttcctgaaagaactctaaCAGGACTTTCTCAATAAATTCGACCTAGGATTACATGAGCTCTTATCTCTCGCTGAATATTtagttttcgatttttttttcttggttcctgtttgATCTGTTTTGGTCCTGTTTAGTCTCGTTTTGGACTTTTTTTAGGCAAAAGGTCTCTTAACTTTCTATTTTTAAGGTAATCAGTCTCTAACATCACTGCGTTTCAAGAAAAAGGCCCTCCAGGTGAAATAAGTTCCACAGCGTTGTATAAAtacttccaaagaaaatttcaccACCTGCTAAGCTAAAAAGGGCCTTCCGGTTAAAGTAAAGAATGATCTTCATTAACTCTGAGGCttgctaatattttttttccataaccctgattttcgatatttttttggaatttctttttgttgtttatacttctcaaaaaaacatatatgcgcaactttttttttcgtggatatttaagatatgtaatcatatcTACGTGTAAAAGAAAcctcaatcccgtgaaaatgAAGTGGGGCATATTGCCTCGTcgtgtgttgaaaaaacttggCTGTATGATGCTACTCTTACTCTTACCTGGGCGAGAACACCGAGTACATCCCTTCCATCAATTATCATAAATCGAAGATACAATCGTGTCATAATAAGTAATTTCGAAATTTATTCGGCTCCGTAATACCATATGTTATAAGAGCCctaaatataatatatttttttgttttatttgttcttCAAATCTTCTTTGCTATGTTCTAATTTTTTAGACATTCAATGTCTAAGAGCCACGATAGGCATTTTAATACTCTATCTGGAGCATCGTTCACCCACGACTTtttatttaaactttattttctcttttttttaccGATACAATATTTTGAGCCATAGTCTGAAAGATTAGTCCATAAACTAAAACCATTCGAAGGAGAAATTTAGGtatattcaagttctataatATTGTTGTTCCAGGTACGCATGATAACATATCTTATCATATTATGTAAACTTATATCGTTTCTATTCCATCCCCAGGGTACAAAGTGTCCGACACGATGCGGAAAGGTATCTTAGACGTGGAAATGTACAAGGATACGGAGACGGAGCTCATGCTGGGTTGTCTTTCGGCGCTGGCCAGTTCCGCTCTGTGGCTTTTGGTGGCTACCTTCTTCAAGCTGCCCATCTCCGGTACGCACAGCATCGTTGGCTCCACAATTGGCTTCAGTTTGGTAGCTCGTGGTATGCAGGGACTCAAGTGGACCACCCTTGGTACGATTGTGGGATCGTGGTTCATTTCCCCGGTGCTGAGTGGGCTGATGAGTGTTCTGCTGTTCTGGTTGATTCGGAAATGCATTCTGCGCTCTAGCAATCCTCTGGAGAATGGACTTTTTGCTTTGCCGTTTTTCTACGGCGTGACACTTGCCGTTAACGTGTTCAGCATTGTACATGACGGTCCAAAACGTAAGATCTTAGTAACTAATTCTATGCACCTGTATTTTACCTTCTGCTCTATTTTAGTTCTGTACATGGATAACATCCCTACCTGGTTAGCACTTGTCGTATCCGTGTCGATAGGATTAATCGTTGGCATTCTGGTTCAGTTGTTCGTTGTTCCATGGCAGAGGAGAAAGATTCTGAATCACGAGACGAAAAGGCGAACGGAATTCACCGTGGGTGATTCAGATTGCGATTCTTCCTCGAATGGTAGTCCCCGCCGTCCAAAGCGTCCTCTGTCGTTGGTCGGCGACGCCAAGGGACTTCCTGCCATCACCGAAACAACTGAGCTTGTGTCACTGTCATCTCAGCATCAGCACAACGGTTTAATCAAGAAACTGTCCATCGACCTATCACCGAGTGTCATCAAGGGAACCAGCCCGAACCCGTACAAAATCGATCCTAAGATTGTGCAGAAAGCAGAAAACCTTCTCGCTGCCAACAAAGCTAGCTTAGACAACACCGATCTAACCATCACGAGCCTCAATTATATCGACGAATATCAGTCGACGATGAATGGAACCGGCCGAATGGGACTAAATTCGTACTTCGATCGCCGTAATAGTAGTAACCTTTCTCCTAAATCACATGATTCTGTTACAATGAGTAATGGTGTAAAGTAAGCATCCAAGAAAACATCTGCTACTCATTCCAATTTGATGACTAATCTAAAACTCTCCTCCCGCAGAGACCAATCGACAATCGTCCAAAATGGAAAATCTCCTACCAGCCCCAAAAGTGATAGCACTCTTCCGATCGCTGACTACACACTGGCTCCGCCCAATATCATTCTCAACAGCACCGGCAACGATCTGAAGAAGGACATTGGAAAAATCGAAAACGCAGCCGGTCTAGACCACACGTTGATTAGTACAACTCTGTCGCCAAACTCGAGCAAAGTGCCACTGATCGGCGGAAAGGAAGGCTCCGAAGAAAACCAGCATCCCGCCGCGGAGGAAAACGAAGACGTTTCGGCGTTGTTCTCGTTTCTGCAAGTGCTGACGGCAACCTTCGGTAGCTTTGCTCATGGTGGCAACGACGTGAGGTAAGTTTTTTGCGTGTTTCCAAATGTTTCCACCCAATGGTCACGTTAACGTTTGTTATTTTAGCAATGCGATCGGACCGTTGATTGCTCTCTTTATGATCTACCGGGAAGGCTCGGTACTGCAAAAGTCTGAAACTCCTCTGGCAATTCTACTGTACGGCGGTATCGGTATCTCCGTCGGATTGTGGCTGTGGGGACGTCGTGTTATCGAGACGATTGGAAACGATCTCACAAAGATCACACCTTCGACGTAagtattttatatatttaaggCATAGGTTGTCCATAGTTTACAAATTGGCATTTTTTACATGAAGAATGTCTATCCGTCCATCGCTAcagctacatcttctttgaacactTGAATGAAATTTCGCAAAGTTCACGTTTTTGGCAATTCGGGGGAACTATATATTGAATTGATAGCGACGGATATGGATACTCTTAGTTCAGCGATACTCCATATGATTTGGATGATGTCGTTGATACTACTAAGGTTAATGTGATTGATCAGGTAAAGTACGTCGGAGTTATTGTAGATTTCAAGCTTTCCTGGATACCtcacatttaatttaaaatccaGGAAGCGTGCATGGCCTTCGGCTAATACCGTCAAAACTTACAAGTACATCAAATGGATTTACCCGGCAAATTCTATTCCCGTTCGAATTCGCTACTGCGGCCAGTTTTCAGATCTAGTGAGACATCACTCGTATCCTTAGTTTAGTGCATGTCATAGTACTCAATTGCCATTGAGGGGCAATAAAGTATTTTTGTCTTGATCCCTCAAAAACATCTGAAGGAGTCAACTGGTACAAATATCCCGCTGTTTACTCTTCACAGAGAATTAACTCAACGATGGCGCGCTACGTATCCATTACAATTAAAAGATTTTCCGAAAGAAGCATGCATCGGAACGATCGGAACCCTTGCCTCATTCGCCCTGCTATTTAATTGTCACAGGAGACTACGAACAGCCCTGTGCTTCTTATTCACAACAAAAGCATTTCAAGCAAGGAGGCACATTCAGTAATAAGGATTCTCGCAAGGTCCGTGAATACCGGCAATGGCCAATCTTTGAAGAGTTAACATTCAGAGATCCCTAATCCTTTTTTATCACctgggggtcatgcacaaattacgtcacgctccaagggggggaggaggtcgagccaagcgtgacaagccttacaaaattttcggaggactcatacaaaaagtgtgacaaaggggggggggggggtcgaaaaagttgaaatttagcgtgacataatttgtgtaccatcccttgtgCCAAGTTTAGCCTTGGGTGTCTCCAAGTCCAAACTACAAACTAAGTGGTTGATGTTGAATTAAACACCACCAGAAGGCAGAAATGACAGAAAATACCAAATGGCAGAAAGTATCTAAAGGCGGAAAAGACCAAAAGCAGAAAGTACCAAAAGGTGAAAAATGGATCAAGGGAACATGATGGATTTTAAACAGATTTGAGGGTAAGGTGAGGAACAACCCCACACAAGCCATATCAATGGcagctattccgtgattgaccgaagtcagtgaagatgcactaataatcaactagaagttcgactGGGATTTGCCATGAACTTCTTTAGTGTGCATAAtccagtgcctctatttatacagggtcaataacggcgccggccacgtccttgcagtcaggtgggattgggggaaggaatgttagtatgtaacctttgctatttggagaccgtgtttgcctctgcatctccacaaaggttactgggaggcaCAGACACGCCTAATggagaggatcgttgggtctcaggattcactttgataagcgttTAGACCacgataaacaattatttgtgagttataaacaaaaatgtatattttttaattgatatgaaaaatttccaagtagaagaaaataatgtcaacacttgaatacagtttgttcaacaaatagctaaacgcaacattcctacagctgtcagaacgaaagcatgtgttaccatattttactcatatgaaaagaaaaaaactcGATCGGCTGGACCATTACAGAACACTCTTATGCCGACGCTTACAGTGGCGAATcattaaaagttttttgaattaagtgaaccttttgcaagtctacacatATAATGTCaaccattcaaagtatttttttaattacaaaactaAAGGTAAAAAAAGggtcttttgaaaaaaaaataaagtaaaacaTTAATAATTTACGAATAAGAGTTTCTGctgacactcacagtgacgaactattcatggtttgctgaaaaatcatatttacatcccaccgtTGTAATGATGAACGATTACATATATTAAAGATTTGAAATaagagcatgaaacgagctgaCCTATTAATCCTTGACTGaacagccacaatccactttcagtttcacttaacGCATACAGACTAACTGAGAAAGAAATCACTCTGGAAACGCGGAAAAAGTAACACTTTTGCTCTTCATGCAAAAAATCGCTCTGACGACACAAAACAAAAGCACgagcagggatgggaaatgtactgtcgcaaacatttaccacctcgacattcacatttttctacacgaccattaAAATCCAGAGCAAACCATGGCCgttcaaaaaaaataatgttacggctcttcaaaactgtaatcttcttctttctaacgttttttcaaacccgaatgcgaaatgactcgagcacagtggtgacactttttccggttttcggggttttgtatttttgctcgataaatgcagcatgaaattgaacttgtttatatgtatcgcaacggaatgattgtgctcttgctataaGCGCTAATAGATTACAATTAATTGAGAACACacgcgaaatattagcgattgaattatttaacattttttttcaatcatttacctcgagatggctgcccgaaaacggtcatagtggagagaaaaaaaacagtcaagcagtgtgtgaaccgttggcagcgcaacccCTGATGGTATTCGAGtgtacgaaggtacggtgctgccatctgggaaatgtttgctcgatgcgtgaagcgtcgaaaattttatccggcaaggtataggaagcgaaatttcaaatgctcatataaaattaactaaaatagttatttaaaatcttttcagtatatgttgatATACTTTTTTATGGGCTACATTTTAGAcatataattttgagttttatacatttttctcaatatgctgctgattctatagttgatcaatagtctaaccccgtacacttaacagaatttaattcacgcatagggtcaactgtggtaattaccttcgtagacgcgaattgatgctgctgctgcgttgtgttttggttgactggcagaatcgatgaactgtggcaaattgtgatcacagttcccaagcctgagCACGAGTGCTTGagcttccacaaaaaaaaacacaaaccgGCGACGCGACGAAAAAACTCA
It contains:
- the LOC5568659 gene encoding sodium-dependent phosphate transporter 2, with the translated sequence MEAFSPEILWLVILGFVIAFILAFGIGANDVANSFGTSVGSGVLTIRQACWLATICEVSGAVLIGYKVSDTMRKGILDVEMYKDTETELMLGCLSALASSALWLLVATFFKLPISGTHSIVGSTIGFSLVARGMQGLKWTTLGTIVGSWFISPVLSGLMSVLLFWLIRKCILRSSNPLENGLFALPFFYGVTLAVNVFSIVHDGPKLLYMDNIPTWLALVVSVSIGLIVGILVQLFVVPWQRRKILNHETKRRTEFTVGDSDCDSSSNGSPRRPKRPLSLVGDAKGLPAITETTELVSLSSQHQHNGLIKKLSIDLSPSVIKGTSPNPYKIDPKIVQKAENLLAANKASLDNTDLTITSLNYIDEYQSTMNGTGRMGLNSYFDRRNSSNLSPKSHDSVTMSNGVKDQSTIVQNGKSPTSPKSDSTLPIADYTLAPPNIILNSTGNDLKKDIGKIENAAGLDHTLISTTLSPNSSKVPLIGGKEGSEENQHPAAEENEDVSALFSFLQVLTATFGSFAHGGNDVSNAIGPLIALFMIYREGSVLQKSETPLAILLYGGIGISVGLWLWGRRVIETIGNDLTKITPSTGFTIEIGAAFTVLLASKIGLPISTTHCKVGSVVFVGQASAPKKLSPDEEKAMKLRNPHEHHHYATGQQKAVDWGLFRNIVYAWVVTVPVAALLSAGFMYALCAIVL